One part of the Marinobacterium rhizophilum genome encodes these proteins:
- a CDS encoding nitroreductase family protein, whose translation MDALDALINRVSIPLLQAPGPNEEQLEQMFRAALRAPDHGGIHPWRFLVIEGEGLDRLGELFLASARAKDPDLAPERGEKLQKAPRRAPMVVVVIGVTREHPKVPQIEQLISAGCAANNIVTAAHAMGVGAMWRTGDPAYDPQVLQGLGLGEHESLVGYIYLGTPSRQRTTQALEPADFVARWDGA comes from the coding sequence ATGGATGCACTGGATGCATTGATCAACCGCGTATCGATTCCACTGCTGCAAGCGCCGGGTCCGAACGAAGAACAGCTGGAGCAGATGTTCCGCGCCGCGCTGCGGGCGCCGGATCATGGCGGTATTCACCCCTGGCGCTTCCTGGTGATCGAGGGTGAAGGCCTGGATCGCCTGGGTGAGCTGTTTCTGGCCTCTGCCCGGGCGAAGGACCCGGATCTGGCGCCGGAGCGTGGCGAGAAACTGCAGAAGGCGCCGCGCCGTGCGCCCATGGTCGTCGTGGTGATTGGCGTTACCCGCGAGCATCCGAAGGTGCCACAGATCGAACAGCTCATTTCGGCGGGCTGCGCGGCCAACAACATTGTTACCGCGGCCCATGCCATGGGGGTCGGCGCGATGTGGCGCACCGGAGATCCGGCCTATGACCCGCAGGTCCTGCAGGGGCTGGGACTGGGCGAGCACGAATCCCTGGTGGGCTATATCTACCTGGGCACGCCGAGCCGACAGCGTACCACCCAGGCGCTGGAACCCGCCGATTTTGTGGCCCGCTGGGACGGCGCCTGA
- a CDS encoding ABC transporter permease yields the protein MKPRELFIAFWTIVVKEIRRFMRIWPQTLLPPAITMTLYFIIFGNLIGSRIGEMGGFDYMEYIVPGLIMMSVITNSYGNVVSSFYGTKFQRNVEELLVSPIPNWVILSGYVVGGVSRGVGVGLIVTLLSLFFTDLQVHHLFVTISIVLLTSVLFSLGGFINAVFANSFDDISIVPTFVLTPLTYLGGVFYSIQLLPEFWQGVSMLNPILYMVNTFRYGILGVSDISIAFAFSMLLAVIAVLFSYSLYLLQKGKGIRS from the coding sequence ATGAAACCGCGGGAGCTCTTTATTGCTTTCTGGACGATTGTCGTCAAGGAAATACGCCGATTCATGCGTATCTGGCCGCAGACACTGCTGCCGCCTGCCATCACCATGACACTGTATTTCATTATCTTCGGCAATCTGATCGGCAGTCGCATTGGTGAGATGGGTGGTTTCGACTACATGGAATACATAGTGCCGGGCCTGATCATGATGTCCGTGATCACCAATTCCTACGGCAACGTCGTATCGTCGTTCTATGGCACCAAGTTCCAGCGTAACGTCGAGGAACTGCTGGTGTCACCGATCCCCAACTGGGTCATTCTCAGCGGCTATGTGGTGGGCGGGGTGTCCCGGGGCGTGGGCGTGGGCCTGATCGTGACACTGCTGTCGCTGTTTTTCACCGACCTTCAGGTGCACCATCTTTTCGTCACCATCAGCATCGTGCTGTTGACCTCGGTGCTGTTTTCGCTGGGGGGCTTTATCAATGCGGTCTTTGCCAATTCGTTTGATGACATTTCCATCGTGCCGACCTTCGTGCTGACGCCCTTGACCTACCTCGGCGGTGTGTTCTATTCAATCCAGCTGCTGCCGGAGTTCTGGCAGGGAGTGTCGATGCTGAACCCCATCCTGTACATGGTGAATACCTTCCGCTACGGCATCCTGGGTGTCAGTGATATCAGTATTGCCTTTGCCTTCAGCATGCTGCTGGCGGTGATCGCTGTGCTGTTCAGCTATTCTTTGTATCTGCTGCAAAAAGGCAAGGGGATCCGCTCTTGA
- the queF gene encoding NADPH-dependent 7-cyano-7-deazaguanine reductase QueF (Catalyzes the NADPH-dependent reduction of 7-cyano-7-deazaguanine (preQ0) to 7-aminomethyl-7-deazaguanine (preQ1) in queuosine biosynthesis), with amino-acid sequence MSHEDQVLHQSPLGQGTAYVNTYDAGQLYPIGRNLNWEKRGIERASLPFAGEDIWNAYEVSWLNGRGKPVVRLAEFRIPASSSHIIESKSFKLYLNSFNLSRFETEAEVAALMVRDLSAAAGATVGVCLIEPDASAPIGAFEGSCIDDLDVDIEHYQPAPELLCAAGEVVAESLYSHLLKSNCPVTGQPDWASIQVRYSGPRIEREGLLRYLISYREHGDFHEQCVENIFMDIWQQCRPESLSVYARYVRRGGLDINPYRSSQPGDAPNLRLGRQ; translated from the coding sequence TTGAGTCATGAAGATCAGGTGTTGCACCAGTCACCGCTGGGGCAGGGCACCGCCTATGTAAATACCTACGATGCCGGTCAGCTGTACCCGATTGGACGTAATCTCAATTGGGAAAAACGCGGTATCGAGCGTGCAAGCCTGCCGTTCGCAGGTGAGGATATCTGGAATGCCTACGAGGTGTCCTGGCTCAACGGCCGCGGCAAGCCGGTGGTGCGCCTGGCGGAGTTTCGCATTCCGGCCAGTTCCAGCCATATCATTGAGTCCAAGTCCTTCAAGCTGTACCTTAATTCCTTCAACCTGAGCCGTTTCGAGACCGAAGCCGAGGTTGCCGCACTCATGGTGCGGGACCTGTCCGCCGCTGCGGGCGCGACCGTTGGCGTGTGCCTGATCGAGCCTGATGCCAGTGCGCCGATCGGTGCCTTCGAGGGCAGCTGCATCGATGACCTGGATGTGGACATCGAACATTACCAGCCGGCGCCTGAACTGCTGTGCGCCGCTGGCGAGGTGGTTGCAGAAAGTCTCTACAGTCACCTGCTCAAGTCCAACTGCCCGGTGACCGGCCAGCCGGACTGGGCCAGTATCCAGGTGCGCTATAGCGGGCCACGCATCGAGCGCGAGGGTTTGCTGCGCTACCTGATCTCGTACCGTGAGCACGGTGACTTTCACGAGCAGTGCGTCGAGAATATCTTTATGGATATCTGGCAGCAGTGTCGCCCGGAGTCGCTCAGTGTCTACGCCCGCTACGTGCGTCGCGGCGGGCTGGATATAAACCCCTATCGCAGCAGCCAGCCGGGTGACGCCCCCAACCTTAGGCTGGGTCGGCAGTAA
- a CDS encoding nuclear transport factor 2 family protein, with amino-acid sequence MTAEQNCARYVELFEQLAPERLEELAPLLTEDVRFCDPFNDVRGAAAFRRVLEDMFERTESPRFEVLHWTVSGHCGFIRWRFSARVPLLGPWCVEGVSTLAFAEDGRIAEHLDFWDAGCAYERIPVLGIALRWVRRRLACRI; translated from the coding sequence ATGACTGCCGAGCAAAACTGTGCCCGTTACGTTGAACTGTTCGAACAGCTGGCGCCTGAACGACTCGAAGAGCTGGCACCCTTGCTGACCGAAGATGTGCGTTTCTGCGACCCGTTCAACGATGTCCGCGGTGCCGCCGCCTTCAGGCGGGTACTGGAAGACATGTTCGAGCGTACTGAATCGCCCCGTTTCGAGGTGCTGCACTGGACGGTAAGCGGGCATTGCGGCTTTATCCGCTGGCGCTTCAGTGCCCGAGTGCCACTGCTGGGGCCCTGGTGCGTGGAAGGCGTGTCGACCCTGGCGTTCGCCGAGGACGGTCGTATTGCCGAGCATCTCGACTTTTGGGATGCCGGCTGCGCCTATGAGCGGATTCCGGTGCTGGGTATAGCGCTGCGCTGGGTGCGCCGCCGCCTGGCCTGTCGGATCTGA
- a CDS encoding SDR family NAD(P)-dependent oxidoreductase, whose translation MQKPQWSVVWITGASKGIGAALALALAGLGCGVAISARNSQDLHALARSGAGLRGELWPYPLDVTDGAACATTLAQIEAEHGCIDLAVLNAGTHRPLSLDDFEIAAFESLMQLNYMGVVNTAVPLLRSMRRRGAGQLAITASVAGYRGLPTASGYGASKAALINFAEALKLDLAGTGVALSLINPGFVRTPLTARNRFSMPFLLEPEDAAARIIRGLQRRRFEIAFPWRFVFWLKLFRLLPYWLYFPLVRRITRA comes from the coding sequence ATGCAAAAACCTCAGTGGTCCGTTGTCTGGATAACGGGAGCCTCCAAAGGCATTGGCGCGGCTCTTGCCTTGGCGCTTGCGGGCCTGGGCTGCGGTGTTGCCATCAGCGCCCGCAACTCACAAGACTTGCACGCGTTGGCCCGTAGCGGGGCCGGGCTGCGCGGCGAGCTTTGGCCCTATCCGCTGGATGTTACCGATGGCGCCGCCTGTGCCACCACCCTGGCGCAGATCGAAGCCGAGCACGGATGCATAGATCTTGCCGTTCTCAATGCCGGCACCCATCGGCCATTGAGCCTGGACGACTTCGAGATTGCAGCCTTTGAATCCCTCATGCAGCTGAACTACATGGGGGTGGTCAATACGGCGGTACCCTTGCTCAGAAGCATGCGCCGCCGTGGTGCCGGCCAGCTGGCGATTACGGCGTCGGTGGCGGGTTACCGGGGGCTGCCGACGGCCAGCGGCTATGGCGCCAGCAAGGCGGCGCTGATCAATTTTGCCGAAGCGCTGAAACTGGATCTGGCGGGTACAGGGGTTGCGCTCAGCCTGATCAATCCGGGCTTCGTACGTACTCCCCTGACCGCGCGAAACCGCTTTAGCATGCCTTTCCTGCTTGAACCCGAAGACGCCGCAGCGCGCATCATTCGCGGCCTGCAGCGCCGCCGGTTCGAAATTGCCTTTCCTTGGCGCTTTGTGTTCTGGCTCAAGCTGTTTCGTCTGCTGCCATACTGGCTGTATTTTCCCCTGGTTCGAAGGATTACCCGAGCATGA
- a CDS encoding ABC transporter ATP-binding protein — MTAALSIRNLCKTYGNGFEALKGISLEVQQGDFFALLGPNGAGKSTTLGIVSSLVNKSSGEVEVFGHSLDRAHAQAKMCLGVVPQEFNFNQFEKVIDIVTTQAGYYGIAPRQARERAEYYLKKLGLWDKRNQVSRMLSGGMKRRLMIARALVHEPRVLILDEPTAGVDIELRRSMWAFLQEINRAGTTIILTTHYLEEAESLCRNIAIIDHGRIVKNTSVKALLQQLNTETFILDIDPPQGALPALNGYRARLEDDHTLVVDVEKNQGLSGLFAELSQQRIEVQSMRNKANRLEELFVALVDKNLKDEKRA, encoded by the coding sequence ATGACCGCCGCGCTATCGATACGCAATCTTTGTAAAACCTACGGTAATGGCTTTGAAGCGCTCAAGGGCATCTCGCTGGAAGTACAGCAGGGCGACTTTTTTGCCCTGCTTGGTCCCAACGGGGCCGGCAAGTCCACCACGCTGGGCATCGTTTCGTCCCTGGTCAACAAGAGCTCGGGGGAGGTGGAAGTCTTTGGCCACAGTCTGGATCGCGCCCATGCCCAGGCCAAGATGTGTCTGGGCGTGGTGCCCCAGGAGTTCAATTTCAACCAGTTCGAAAAGGTGATCGATATCGTCACCACCCAGGCGGGCTACTACGGCATAGCGCCGCGCCAGGCGCGGGAACGGGCCGAGTACTACCTGAAAAAGCTGGGCCTGTGGGACAAGCGCAACCAGGTGTCGCGCATGCTGTCCGGCGGCATGAAACGTCGCCTGATGATTGCAAGGGCGCTGGTGCATGAGCCCAGGGTGCTGATTCTCGATGAGCCCACGGCGGGGGTCGATATCGAGCTGCGCCGCTCCATGTGGGCTTTCCTGCAGGAGATCAACCGGGCCGGCACGACCATCATCCTGACAACCCACTACCTGGAAGAGGCCGAGAGCCTGTGCCGCAATATCGCCATCATCGACCACGGCCGCATTGTCAAGAACACCAGTGTCAAGGCACTGTTGCAGCAGCTCAATACCGAGACCTTTATTCTGGATATCGATCCCCCCCAGGGGGCATTGCCGGCGCTGAACGGATACCGGGCGCGGCTCGAAGACGACCATACACTGGTGGTGGATGTGGAAAAGAACCAGGGTCTGAGCGGGCTCTTCGCCGAGCTGTCGCAGCAACGCATTGAAGTGCAAAGCATGCGCAACAAGGCCAACCGGCTCGAAGAGCTGTTCGTTGCCCTGGTGGACAAGAACCTCAAGGATGAAAAACGTGCCTGA
- a CDS encoding heavy-metal-associated domain-containing protein, protein MTYEYQFNLRGVSCGGCIRAIEARFAACGAIDWAQFDLQSKTLVVRTAVCSDAVIDLIRDAGYNATLEE, encoded by the coding sequence ATGACATACGAGTATCAGTTCAATCTGCGGGGTGTTTCCTGTGGTGGTTGCATCCGTGCCATCGAAGCCCGTTTTGCGGCCTGCGGTGCGATCGATTGGGCACAGTTTGACCTGCAGAGTAAAACCCTTGTGGTGCGCACTGCCGTCTGCAGTGACGCGGTCATTGATCTGATTCGGGATGCGGGCTACAACGCCACGCTGGAGGAATAG
- a CDS encoding peptidylprolyl isomerase: MKQILRNTALSCGLIIGLGALPLQAGPLVQMQTSAGNLEIELFEEQAPKTVANFLQYVDEGYYDGTIFHRVIPGFMIQGGGFTQDMQKKDTRAPIENESGNGLSNLAGTLSMARTSAPHSATAQFFINSVDNPRLDARGSQHGYAVFGRVSKGMDVVSTISSTPTTVRPPHRDVPQTPIVILGIQPVTAPMQAPQQQDTGAQ; the protein is encoded by the coding sequence ATGAAACAGATACTGCGCAACACCGCCCTGAGCTGCGGCCTGATTATTGGCCTCGGCGCGCTGCCCTTGCAGGCAGGTCCCCTGGTCCAGATGCAGACCAGCGCCGGCAACCTGGAAATTGAGCTCTTCGAGGAGCAGGCCCCCAAAACCGTGGCCAATTTTCTGCAGTATGTCGATGAGGGGTACTACGATGGCACCATCTTTCATCGCGTGATACCCGGCTTCATGATTCAGGGCGGCGGCTTTACCCAGGATATGCAGAAAAAAGACACCCGGGCGCCCATCGAAAACGAGTCAGGCAACGGCCTGAGCAACCTCGCGGGCACCCTGTCCATGGCCCGTACCAGCGCCCCCCACAGCGCCACCGCCCAGTTTTTCATTAACAGCGTGGACAACCCAAGACTGGATGCAAGGGGCAGCCAGCATGGCTACGCCGTCTTTGGCAGGGTATCCAAGGGCATGGATGTGGTAAGCACCATCAGCAGTACGCCCACCACAGTGCGTCCACCACATCGCGATGTGCCCCAGACGCCCATTGTCATCCTGGGTATCCAGCCCGTGACAGCGCCAATGCAAGCACCCCAGCAACAGGATACCGGGGCGCAGTAG
- a CDS encoding heavy metal translocating P-type ATPase gives MSSIHQFALQGVSCAACVRSIDKALQAQEGIEAFAINFADRSATVQADIEPGRIIDSIRAAGYDALLVEDDDDQEQLRRAERQHYRQVLRRSLIALALGGAMMLAGLLGWMPDIATVAGRIEALVMGLVTLAVMVLCAGNIYRGGWRSIVQRSLNMDTLIALGTGAAWLYSSVLLLVAVIAPGLLVAQAQHLYYEAAVMILGFILLGQALESRARGQTSDAIRKLLDLQPRTARRVRDGEETEVPVALLVPGDQVRIYPGERIPVDGKVVEGSSRIDESMLTGEPVPVSKAAGDTLVGSTLNGSGSLLMDVTHVGRQTVLAQIVDTVRQAQNSKPALGRLADRIAGIFVPVVIVLALMTALVWWWVGPEPRYTYALVTLMTVLIVACPCALGLATPMSVMVGVGRAAGRGILIRNGDALQRARDITTLVLDKTGTITEGHPAVTDVLLLEESRRDQLLHWAQAIERRSEHPLAQALARYASEQADGARTHALAPEAFEAVSGAGVRARIDGREILLGNAAWLADLQIDSSELASSAEQWSSQAKSLVFMAVDGKAQALFAVADPVKAGAFEAIAQLRGMGLRVVMLSGDNQRSAEAVGRDVGIDQVFAGVRPEEKQAKIRELQASGEIVAMVGDGINDAPALAQADIGYAIGTGTDIAIDSADVTLMSGALAGVVEAIGISRATVRNIKQNLFGAFVYNSVAIPVAAGLLFPLTGMLLNPAIAGAAMALSSVTVVSNANRLRWIRLH, from the coding sequence ATGAGCAGCATTCACCAGTTTGCCTTGCAGGGTGTGTCCTGTGCGGCCTGCGTGCGCAGTATCGACAAGGCGTTGCAGGCGCAGGAGGGCATAGAGGCGTTTGCCATCAACTTCGCTGATCGCAGCGCCACGGTGCAGGCCGATATCGAGCCCGGGCGGATTATCGACTCCATCCGCGCCGCCGGCTACGACGCGCTGCTGGTCGAAGATGACGATGACCAGGAGCAGCTGCGCCGGGCCGAACGGCAACACTATCGCCAGGTGCTGCGCCGCAGCCTGATCGCACTAGCGCTCGGTGGCGCCATGATGCTGGCCGGCCTGCTGGGCTGGATGCCGGATATTGCCACCGTAGCCGGGCGCATCGAAGCCCTGGTGATGGGCTTGGTGACGCTGGCAGTGATGGTACTGTGCGCCGGCAATATCTATCGCGGGGGCTGGCGCTCCATCGTGCAGCGCAGCCTGAACATGGATACGCTGATTGCGCTGGGTACCGGGGCGGCCTGGCTTTACTCCAGCGTCCTGCTGCTGGTGGCGGTCATCGCGCCCGGGCTGCTGGTGGCGCAGGCGCAGCACCTGTATTACGAGGCGGCGGTGATGATTCTGGGTTTTATCCTGCTGGGGCAGGCGCTGGAATCCCGTGCCCGTGGCCAGACCTCGGATGCCATTCGCAAGCTGCTGGACTTGCAGCCACGCACCGCGCGGCGGGTGCGTGATGGCGAAGAAACCGAAGTGCCGGTGGCACTGCTGGTACCGGGGGACCAGGTGCGCATCTACCCGGGCGAGCGCATTCCGGTGGATGGCAAGGTGGTGGAGGGCAGCAGCCGGATCGATGAGTCCATGCTGACCGGCGAGCCGGTGCCGGTGAGCAAGGCCGCCGGTGATACCCTTGTTGGCAGTACCCTCAACGGCAGCGGCAGCCTGCTGATGGACGTCACCCATGTCGGCCGCCAGACGGTGCTGGCACAGATCGTCGATACCGTGCGCCAGGCGCAGAACAGCAAGCCGGCGCTGGGGCGCCTCGCCGATCGTATCGCCGGGATTTTCGTGCCGGTGGTGATTGTGCTGGCGCTAATGACCGCGCTGGTGTGGTGGTGGGTCGGCCCTGAGCCCCGTTACACCTACGCCCTGGTCACCCTAATGACAGTGCTGATTGTGGCCTGTCCCTGTGCCCTGGGCCTGGCCACGCCCATGTCCGTGATGGTCGGGGTTGGCCGTGCTGCCGGGCGCGGTATTCTGATTCGCAACGGCGATGCGCTGCAGCGGGCGCGGGATATCACGACCCTGGTACTGGACAAGACCGGCACCATTACCGAAGGTCATCCGGCCGTGACGGACGTGCTGTTGCTGGAGGAATCACGGCGCGATCAGCTGCTGCACTGGGCCCAGGCTATTGAACGCCGCTCCGAACATCCGCTGGCACAGGCCCTCGCGCGTTACGCCAGCGAACAGGCGGATGGGGCACGGACGCACGCTCTGGCGCCCGAGGCGTTCGAAGCCGTGTCCGGTGCCGGCGTGAGGGCGCGTATCGACGGGCGCGAGATCCTGCTGGGTAACGCCGCCTGGCTGGCGGATCTGCAGATCGATAGCAGCGAGCTGGCATCCAGCGCAGAGCAATGGAGTTCCCAGGCGAAATCCCTGGTGTTCATGGCGGTGGATGGCAAGGCCCAGGCGCTGTTCGCCGTGGCGGACCCGGTCAAGGCCGGTGCGTTTGAGGCCATAGCGCAGCTGCGCGGGATGGGGCTGCGGGTGGTCATGCTGTCGGGAGACAACCAGCGCAGCGCCGAGGCCGTGGGTCGGGATGTGGGTATCGACCAGGTATTCGCAGGTGTACGGCCAGAAGAAAAGCAGGCAAAAATCCGTGAGCTGCAGGCGTCTGGCGAGATCGTCGCCATGGTGGGCGATGGTATCAACGATGCGCCGGCCCTGGCCCAGGCCGATATCGGTTATGCCATTGGTACCGGTACCGACATTGCCATCGACAGCGCCGATGTCACCCTGATGAGCGGTGCGCTCGCCGGCGTGGTGGAAGCCATCGGTATCTCCCGTGCCACGGTGCGCAATATCAAGCAGAACCTGTTCGGGGCCTTTGTTTACAACAGCGTCGCCATTCCGGTGGCCGCCGGGCTGCTGTTCCCGCTGACCGGCATGCTGCTTAATCCGGCGATTGCCGGTGCCGCGATGGCATTGTCATCGGTCACGGTGGTGAGCAATGCCAACCGGTTGCGCTGGATCAGGCTGCATTGA
- a CDS encoding YiiD C-terminal domain-containing protein: MRAPPDIAEFQRWLLGQIPLLNHMGLGAIGYDGQRLSIPAALAPNVNDKGTGFGGSQATLATICGWSLATLLLREQGLDCDLVIADSHLEYLSPVTADFVAHARLPDTASLDAFLERLGSKRRARLDLVIELCQGERVAMRMAGRYVALLRDSSPSGQTAGGI, translated from the coding sequence GTGAGGGCTCCCCCAGACATTGCCGAGTTTCAGCGCTGGCTGCTGGGCCAGATACCGCTGCTCAATCATATGGGTCTGGGGGCCATTGGGTACGACGGTCAGCGACTCTCGATTCCGGCGGCGCTGGCGCCCAACGTCAACGACAAGGGTACCGGCTTTGGCGGATCCCAGGCCACCCTGGCCACCATCTGTGGCTGGTCCCTGGCCACGTTGCTGTTGCGGGAACAAGGGCTGGATTGCGACCTGGTGATTGCGGACAGTCACCTGGAGTACCTGTCTCCCGTGACCGCCGATTTTGTTGCCCACGCCCGTCTGCCCGATACGGCAAGCCTGGATGCCTTTCTTGAGCGTCTTGGCAGCAAGCGCAGGGCCCGCCTGGACCTGGTAATCGAGCTGTGTCAGGGGGAGCGGGTAGCCATGCGCATGGCGGGGCGTTATGTCGCCTTGCTGCGTGATTCCTCTCCTTCTGGCCAGACTGCCGGCGGCATCTGA
- a CDS encoding DUF6134 family protein has product MCTAAQAAPDSGAVPASLAFEVRRNGVAIGTHCVAFAREDSRLRVDVAMDLEVPIALWFDYRYRYSATEWWQSGRLDALRVEIEDGGDRLRIDGRTRDGRLEIDGPQGLLRLTRDLMPSNHWNVAILQQNELLNTLTGGTSALDIKYEGRDRIPLEGGEVDADRYRLGGDLSDTRVWYDPRGQWRGLEFAARDGSTVRLYPRGRAAVSAQTTTETLWSRNPVCKNLSGPLSG; this is encoded by the coding sequence ATGTGTACAGCGGCCCAGGCGGCGCCGGACTCCGGCGCGGTGCCGGCGTCATTGGCATTCGAGGTCAGGCGCAATGGCGTTGCTATCGGCACTCACTGCGTCGCCTTCGCCCGGGAAGACAGCCGTCTGAGGGTGGATGTGGCGATGGATCTTGAGGTGCCCATTGCGCTCTGGTTTGACTACCGCTATCGCTACAGCGCCACCGAATGGTGGCAGTCCGGCAGGCTCGATGCGCTGCGGGTCGAGATCGAGGATGGCGGCGACCGGTTGCGTATCGATGGCCGTACCCGTGACGGGCGCCTCGAAATTGATGGGCCCCAGGGTCTGTTGCGCCTGACCCGCGATCTGATGCCGAGCAATCACTGGAATGTAGCCATCCTGCAGCAAAACGAACTGCTGAATACCCTGACCGGTGGCACCAGTGCGCTGGATATCAAATACGAGGGGCGTGATCGCATCCCGCTTGAGGGCGGTGAAGTTGACGCTGACCGTTACCGCCTTGGCGGGGACCTGTCCGACACGAGGGTCTGGTATGACCCCCGGGGGCAATGGCGGGGGCTGGAGTTTGCAGCCCGTGATGGCTCGACGGTGCGTCTCTACCCAAGGGGCAGGGCCGCTGTTTCGGCCCAGACCACGACAGAAACTCTCTGGAGCAGGAATCCGGTATGCAAAAACCTCAGTGGTCCGTTGTCTGGATAA
- a CDS encoding DUF3833 domain-containing protein — protein sequence MRIEQFRDAGPRLRLESYFDGRVLAWGSFEDRFGTVRRQFFVEIQGHWDGSELVLHEEFSYSDGEQQTRVWHIRPDGADGYTGRASDIIGIARGQMAGNALHWQYDMELAIGDRQWRVHFDDWMLLQQGGVMLNRAQVSKWGLRIGEVRLFFLKPETVRDQFEL from the coding sequence ATGAGAATTGAACAGTTCCGCGATGCCGGCCCCCGGCTCAGGCTCGAATCCTATTTTGATGGCCGGGTGCTGGCCTGGGGTTCATTCGAAGACCGTTTCGGCACTGTTCGACGCCAGTTCTTTGTCGAGATCCAGGGCCACTGGGACGGCAGTGAGCTGGTTCTGCACGAAGAGTTCAGCTACAGCGATGGTGAACAACAGACCCGTGTCTGGCATATTCGCCCGGATGGCGCTGACGGCTACACCGGCCGGGCCAGCGACATTATCGGCATAGCCCGTGGCCAGATGGCCGGCAATGCATTGCACTGGCAGTACGATATGGAGCTGGCAATTGGCGACCGCCAATGGCGTGTCCATTTCGATGACTGGATGCTGCTGCAGCAAGGTGGCGTAATGCTTAATCGCGCCCAGGTCAGCAAATGGGGTCTGCGTATCGGCGAGGTCAGGCTGTTTTTTCTCAAACCGGAGACGGTCCGCGACCAGTTTGAGCTTTAG